The Podospora pseudocomata strain CBS 415.72m chromosome 1 map unlocalized CBS415.72m_1, whole genome shotgun sequence genome has a segment encoding these proteins:
- a CDS encoding uncharacterized protein (EggNog:ENOG503NV2G; COG:C), whose amino-acid sequence MAPIPKSMFGVVIPRPGGPDVLEYKTGLPVPSLGEGQILVRNEYVGVNYIDTYFRTGLYKPPSPSSNSNHPSTNGSNDTPSPYPLITGKEAAGTITASSHPSYPVGSRVVYLADNTYAQYTLLTFPLTQATILPASLTPETACAAYLQGLTALTFIREAAGITQQLGISEGPWTLVHAAAGGTGSMLVQILAVMGAKIIATAGGKQKCELAKKLGAGWVVDSSLPQEEVIRQVKEITNNKGVDVIFDGVGKATFGTVDLDVVARKGTIIVFGNASGAVEPVDLFRLMPKNIKIMRPSMPGYITTPEEKETFTSELFDLLVTGKIHANIHQVYPLKNVAQAHIDLESRKTTGKLLLKVE is encoded by the exons ATGGCACCCATTCCCAAAAGCATGTTCGGCGTTGTTATCCCCCGTCCAGGTGGCCCCGATGTCCTGGAATACAAGACCGGCTTACCCGTCCCTTCTCTCGGTGAAGGCCAAATCCTCGTCCGCAACGAGTATGTTGGCGTCAACTACATCGACAC ATACTTCCGCACCGGTCTCTacaaacctccctccccctcctccaacagcaaccacccctccaccaacggCTCAAACGacaccccctctccctaCCCCCTGATCACAGGCAAAGAAGCCGccggcaccatcaccgcctcctcccacccctcctacCCCGTCGGCTCCCGCGTAGTCTACCTAGCAGACAACACATACGCCCAATACACCCTCCTAaccttccccctcacccaaGCCACTATCCTCCCGGCCTCGCTCACCCCCGAAACCGCCTGCGCAGCCTACCTCCAAGGTCTCACCGCCCTAACTTTCATCCGCGAAGCAGCAGGAATCACCCAGCAACTCGGAATCTCTGAAGGACCATGGACCCTCGTCcacgcagcagcaggcgggACAGGCTCCATGCTCGTCCAGATCCTCGCCGTCATGGGCGCCAAGATCATCgccaccgccggcggcaagCAGAAGTGCGAGTTGGCCAAGAAGTTGGGAGCAGGATGGGTGGTTGACTCTAGCCTCCCGCAGGAAGAAGTCATCCGGCAGGTCAAGGaaatcaccaacaacaagggcGTAGACGTGATTTTTGACGGGGTGGGCAAGGCGACGTTTGGAACGGTAGACCTAGATGTcgtggcgaggaaggggacgaTCATTGTGTTTGGGAATGCG TCTGGCGCTGTTGAACCGGTCGACCTCTTCCGCCTCATGCCCAAAAACATCAAGATTATGAGACCTTCCATGCCCGGatacatcaccaccccagaggaaaaggagaccTTTACAAGCGAGCTTTTTGACTTGCTCGTAACGGGCAAGATCCACGCCAATATCCACCAAGTTTATCCCCTCAAGAATGTTGCCCAGGCGCACATCGATCTGGAGAGCAGGAAGACCACGGGCAAGCTTCTCCTCAAAGTCGAATAG
- a CDS encoding uncharacterized protein (EggNog:ENOG503P8AP; COG:S) — MTDALSSPTTSLHIALNLGQIPISRGIGSSKSLQHSANSPSLFTMPPRQHPGRGSNVPSPSPQQHGRAGTPSSVRSSRKPIDTTAVRIDMPVKYSTSYGSAMATFPDRVRIMGGGNVRKAVHGVIDTVIKDNEAANARLLAKEKELASRTNTSSAHTQQPVQPLPPVQQPQTVRRSQVPGRTTLSQQISRSQSEESDQQGGDRENDGPSQQTLVDSQQGATTSMNRGIISDNRSRSGSARSRSKSPPTQNRKRSHDSVSPELLDVTSPELDRLTARVDALRQSNQAEAEERAEALKAQHAELEKQRRKEEREKKQAELLKRAIAIDKARLAALAGNNSAAGSQVANPHQQQPLTTSNPLPFPPNFSVHSPSFGAPIRIPGGEVPQPPGYSNAPETTDGASRSWQEETNVAVVDSAAHVRVGSPAVGHVAAKPQPGSLEDALGTMGQANRTISVRGGMAGANPGGFTMANVSRRPGWRARAGVDRAPSISNPAVPAARVGTAGRSAVGGGGGPRRDPDSSDSSSSDEDDRAGNADHGGRYTGPRNNTHGNRAGRWPTEGGGVNRSTVAAATAWVGDVLGKGGDILSRIWWPAVKWFLAASFVVAICSFLLGAGGPIRGMMPSSPYTKGGSLPDMAVFTEQQYNDFKAFWEKRATATELALKSVQSTLPKVVRVTKDRDGNIIVAKEFWEAILDRMKHEPSILRLEKGKISDAHWDAVRSRIKSTGLDHSFEDWFEKNKHRITSLLSGHPITKPVTSEADTYQDTVTSRQYVENLQQQIAISRKNFERDLEALRKELHGLIEEQKHKTGGLSKKEIQKLVKEIVGKELGSSPIRPGKRSPSAAIMDMLNRHVNWFSFGNGAQIDSSLTSPTYRIARPAMGTVAWFRAMSKKPQFLHDSFHATSLWTDSGHCWCAGIYAGKNKQKLPADIGISIAGLVIPKYVVVENINPGATTDPDSMPKDIEIWAKFENKAKNSQMQKWMNTQFPTAAANPRNAGHLREEFVQIGKFEYEYRHVDNGVFIHKLSDDLVTLDAVVDTVLIRAVTNNGSPDHTCFYRLRLYGQEVDEHTGKHIGSSSW, encoded by the exons ATGACTGACGCCCTCAGCAGTCCAACAACATCGTTGCACATAGCATTGAATCTCGGCCAAATTCCAATATCGCGAGGAATAGGCTCTTCTAAATCGCTTCAGCATAGCGCCAATTCACCCTCGCTTTTCACCATGCCACCTAGACAACACCCAGGTCGTGGCAGCAATGTCCCTTCGCCCTCACCTCAGCAGCACGGACGAGCTGGCACGCCCTCCTCTGTACGGTCTTCCAGAAAACCCATTGATACGACAGCTGTCAGGATCGATATGCCAGTCAAGTACAGCACCTCATATGGCTCTGCAATGGCTACGTTTCCGGACAGAGTTAGGAtcatgggaggaggaaacgTACGCAAGGCAGTGCACGGAGTTATTGATACGGTCATCAAAGATAACGAGGCTGCCAATGCCCGCCTGTTagcaaaggagaaggaacTGGCATCTCGCACTAACACCTCATcggcacacacacaacaacct GTGCAACCTCTCCCGCCTGTGCAACAGCCTCAGACTGTACGCAGGTCACAAGTTCCGGGGAGAACGACGCTATCTCAACAGATTTCTCGCTCGCAATCGGAAGAGTCGGACCAACAGGGAGGGGACCGGGAAAATGACGGGCCCTCTCAGCAAACCCTCGTCGACTCACAGCAGGGCGCCACCACTTCGATGAACAGGGGCATAATATCTGACAACAGGTCGAGATCAGGCTCTgcaaggtcgaggtcgaAATCGCCACCCACTCAGAACCGGAAGAGATCTCACGATTCCGTTTCCCCCGAACTCCTCGATGTCACCAGCCCTGAATTGGATAGGTTGACCGCGCGAGTGGATGCTCTACGACAATCCAATcaagccgaagccgaagagcGTGCGGAAGCTCTCAAAGCTCAACATGCGGAACTCGAAAAGCAACGCCGCAAAGAAGAACGCGAAAAGAAACAGGCGGAGCTGCTAAAGAGAGCGATTGCTATTGACAAGGCTCGCCTAGCTGCACTGGCTGGAAACAACTCGGCGGCCGGTTCTCAAGTCGCGAatccacatcaacaacaaccccttaCAACTTCCAATCcgcttccttttcctccgaACTTCTCAGTACATTCACCTTCATTCGGTGCCCCAATTCGAATACCAGGTGGTGAGGTGCCTCAGCCACCTGGGTACTCGAACGCTCCAGAAACTACGGATGGTGCTTCTCGCAGCTGGCAGGAGGAAACCAATGTTGCTGTCGTCGACAGCGCAGCTCATGTCAGGGTCGGGTCACCAGCCGTCGGTCATGTAGCAGCCAAACCGCAACCAGGCTCATTGGAAGATGCGCTGGGAACGATGGGGCAAGCCAACAGAACAATAAGTGTTAGGGGGGGTATGGCCGGTGCTAATCCTGGTGGTTTTACCATGGCGAACGTTAGTCGGCGTCCTGGTTGGCGTGCACGAGCGGGGGTGGATAGGGCGCCCTCAATCTCGAATCCTGCTGTACCTGCGGCCCGTGTCGGTACTGCTGGGAGGTCAGcagttggcggtggaggcgggccTAGGAGAGACCCAGATTCCTCCGATTCATCATCCAGCGACGAAGACGATAGAGCCGGAAACGCTGATCATGGAGGTCGATATACCGGTCCTCGAAACAATACTCACGGCAATCGGGCAGGCCGTTGGCCCacagaaggtggaggagtcaATCGAAGTACTGTCGCGGCAGCCACTGCGTGGGTGGGCGATGTGCTGGGCAAGGGAGGCGATATCTTGAGCAGGATTTGGTGGCCAGCTGTGAAATGGTTTCTTGCGGCCTCCTTCGTTGTCGCCATTTGCTCTTTCTTACTTGGTGCTGGAGGTCCGATACGTGGGATGATGCCGTCGTCTCCATACACGAAGGGTGGTTCGTTGCCGGACATGGCTGTGTTCACGGAGCAGCAGTACAACGATTTCAAAGCGTTTTGGGAAAAAAGagccaccgccaccgagtTGGCACTCAAGAGTGTCCAATCCACACTTCCGAAGGTGGTTCGCGTAACCAAAGACAGGGATGGCAATATCATTGTTGCCAAAGAGTTCTGGGAAGCCATCCTGGATCGCATGAAACACGAGCCCTCCATTCTCAGGCTTGAAAAGGGAAAAATCAGCGACGCTCACTGGGATGCTGTTCGGTCTCGAATCAAAAGCACGGGGCTGGATCACTCTTTCGAGGACTGGTTCGAAAAAAACAAGCACAGGATCACGAGCCTCCTCTCCGGGCACCCAATCACCAAGCCAGTCACCTCTGAGGCCGATACATATCAGGACACGGTCACGAGTCGCCAGTATGTTGAAAATCTCCAACAGCAAATAGCGATATCTCGGAAAAACTTTGAAAGGGATTTGGAGGCTCTACGCAAGGAGCTTCACGGACTCATCGAAGAGCAAAAACATAAGACGGGTGGTTTGAGTAAGAAAGAAATTCAGaagctggtcaaggagaTCGTTGGCAAGGAACTGGGCTCTTCCCCCATCAGGCCTGGCAAGCGAAGCCCAAGCGCCGCTATCATGGACATGCTGAACCGCCATGTCAACTGGTTTTCCTTTGGAAATGGTGCACAAATTGACAGCAGTCTTACTTCTCCGACCTACAGAATCGCGAGGCCAGCGATGGGCACTGTGGCGTGGTTCAGGGCCATGTCCAAGAAACCACAGTTTCTCCATGACAGCTTCCATGCTACCTCCCTCTGGACAGACAGCGGTCACTGCTGGTGTGCTGGTATCTATGCTGGCAAGAACAAGCAGAAGCTCCCGGCCGACATCGGCATCAGTATTGCCGGCCTGGTTATTCCCAAGTATGTTGTGGTCGAGAACATCAATCCGGGGGCCACAACCGACCCTGACTCCATGCCCAAGGACATTGAAATCTGGGCCAAATTTGAGAACAAGGCCAAGAATTCGCAGATGCAGAAGTGGATGAACACACAATTCCCTACTGCGGCTGCCAATCCTCGCAACGCCGGCCACCTTCGGGAGGAATTTGTCCAGATTGGCAAATTCGAATACGAGTATCGTCATGTGGATAACGGCGTCTTTATCCACAAACTTTCTGATGACCTAGTTACACTTGATGCTGTGGTCGATACGGTGCTCATTAGGGCTGTCACGAACAATGGTAGCCCGGATCATACTTGCTTCTACAGACTTCGGCTCTACGGGCAAGAGGTTGACGAGCACACTGGAAAGCACATCGGATCGAGCTCGTGGTGA
- the GAL10 gene encoding UDP-glucose-4-epimerase (COG:Q; EggNog:ENOG503NVGX) produces the protein MAVGTVLVTGGTGYIGSFTTLALLENDYNVVIVDNLYNSSKVAVDRIELICGKRPLFYEVDVTNETALDEVFAKHPEIDSVIHFAALKAVGESGEIPLDYYRTNVGGSISLLRSMEKHNVTNIVFSSSATVYGDATRIPNMIPIPEHCPIEATNTYGRTKVMIEQVITDQIHAQRQKNQKAGKPFEQWNGALLRYFNPCGAHPSGIMGEDPQGVPYNLLPLLGKVATGEREKLLVFGDDYASKDGTAIRDYIHVLDLASGHLAALNYLREHKPGVRAWNLGSGRGSTVFEMIKAFSKVVGRDLPYEVVGRRQGDVLDLTANPARANEELHWKTQLTLEDACADLWRWVENNPRGYRQDPPAELLDALKASKHKN, from the exons ATGGCCGTGGGAACCGTTCTCGTCACTGG TGGCACCGGCTACATTGGGTCTTTCACCACCCTTGCGCTGCTCGAAAATGACTACAATGTCGTCATTGTCGACAACCTTTACAACTCGTCCAAGGTGGCGGTAGATCGCATTGAGCTGATCTGTGGGAAGCGGCCCTTGTTCTACGAGGTCGACGTGACCAACGAAACCGCCCTCGACGAAGTGTTTGCGAAGCACCCAGAAATCGACAGTGTCATTCACTTTGCAGCTCTCAAG GCTGTCGGCGAATCAGGCGAGATTCCTCTGGATTACTACCGAACCAATGTCGGCGGCAGCATCTCGTTGTTGCGCTCCATGGAGAAGCACAATGTTACCAACATCGTcttctcgtcgtcggctACCGTTTACGGCGATGCCACCCGCATTCCCAACATGATCCCGATCCCTGAGCATTGCCCAATCGAAGCCACCAATACTTATGGCCGGACCAAGGTTATGATTGAGCAGGTGATTACCGACCAAATCCATGCCCAGAGGCAGAAGAACCAGAAGGCAGGCAAGCCCTTTGAGCAGTGGAACGGGGCGCTCCTGCGTTACTTCAACCCCTGCGGCGCGCATCCCAGTGGTATTATGGGTGAGGATCCGCAGGGTGTTCCCTACAATTTGCTCCCTCTGCTGGGCAAGGTCGCtacgggggagagggagaagctgTTGGTGTTCGGTGATG ACTACGCTTCAAAAGATGGCACCGCGATTCGCGATTACATCCACGTCCTCGATCTCGCTTCTGGTCATTTGGCTGCCCTCAACTACCTCCGCGAACACAAGCCTGGGGTTCGCGCCTGGAACCTGGGATCTGGCCGTGGCAGCACAGTGTTCGAGATGATCAAAGCCTTCAGCAAGGTTGTCGGTCGGGACCTGCCGTACGAGGTCGTTGGGAGGAGACAGGGCGATGTGCTTGACCTGACAGCCAACCCTGCCCGTGCAAACGAAGAACTGCACTGGAAGACACAGTTGACGCTGGAAGATGCCTGCGCTGATCTCTGGCGCTGGGTGGAGAACAACCCTAGGGGGTACAGACAAGACCCGCCGGCCGAGCTGCTGGATGCGTTGAAGGCGAGCAAGCACAAGAACTAA
- a CDS encoding uncharacterized protein (EggNog:ENOG503P106) translates to MLKHLCALGFLYTYVCLISCETDFHIANETRLLPRNEDDSPIKWADWKALARELLQVHERDPDVVHPRFLRAELRLSRINTIHRFTRLPPFHPYVRGWHNYSSLFHDNLAWMATAAVFLAPVLTAIQVGLATERLQQDTTFQQASYGFTVFAILGPICTFGLVALGTLFNSSMTYRCSSEDGATAQCMKPRVKLVTRRPDYQKY, encoded by the exons ATGCTCAAGCATCTCTG CGCCTTGGGTTTCCTCTACACATACGTCTGTCTCATATCATGCGAGACCGACTTCCACATCGCCAACGAAACGCGCCTCCTGCCTCGAAATGAAGACGACTCGCCAATCAAATGGGCAGACTGGAAGGCCTTGGCCAGGGAACTCCTCCAAGTGCACGAACGCGACCCAGATGTGGTCCACCCACGCTTTCTACGCGCCGAGCTTCGCCTCTcccgcatcaacaccatccatcgcttcacccgcctccctcccttccacccctaCGTCCGCGGCTGGCACAACTATAGCAGCCTCTTTCACGATAATCTTGCGTGGATGGCCACTGCCGCTGTCTTCCTGGCCCCGGTGCTGACCGCGATACAGGTCGGCCTCGCCACGGAGCGACTCCAACAAGACACCACCTTCCAGCAGGCGTCGTACGGCTTCACCGTATTCGCTATTCTAGGGCCTATATGCACGTTCGGCCTAGTGGCGCTGGGTACGCTGTTCAACTCGTCAATGACCTACCGCTGCTCATCGGAAGACGGCGCAACCGCGCAGTGCATGAAACCTCGGGTGAAGTTAGTCACGCGGCGCCCTGATTACCAAAAGTATTGA
- a CDS encoding uncharacterized protein (EggNog:ENOG503P0H5) → MEVELPLMKYARNIKNDKTFMPKGGYLGFYTSHSYSHTSETFSVSAIKGIDRAIWQGFLSLGYHVDLRPVLITERYEDDSYRYVMGKYFPAETYQNWQVDDETHLKRLIKSWGISRVKFKEVVWMNESHDEHKQRQLMYMVYGNEAPIHSDYSYCTVIVHVPEWDNQLGARAKLTSDPDNESECVSSLDFADTDREEAMAMDESEEEEEDESGSEYGGQIHACFLQPEIEGMSLENLWAYEVVKARLVN, encoded by the exons ATGGAAGTCGAGCTTCCTCTGATGAAGTATGCACGAAACATAAAAAACGACAAGACTTTCATGCCTAAAG GCGGTTACCTTGGCTTCTACACCTCACACTCATATTCGCACACATCGGAGACCTTTTCCGTCTCGGCCATCAAAGGCATTGACCGAGCGATCTGGCAAGGTTTCCTGTCCCTGGGCTACCACGTCGACCTACGCCCTGTTCTCATCACTGAGAGGTACGAGGACGACTCATACAGATATGTGATGGGAAAGTACTTTCCGGCGGAAACCTACCAGAATTGGCAAGTCGATGACGAAACTCATCTTAAACGTTTGATTAAGAGTTGGGGCATCAGCCGCGTCAAGTTCAAAGAGGTTGTGTGGATGAATGAGAGCCACGACGAGCACAAACAGCGACAGCTGATGTACATGGTG TACGGAAACGAAGCACCAATCCACTCCGACTACTCATACTGCACCGTCATCGTCCATGTGCCCGAGTGGGACAATCAGCTTGGCGCAAGGGCAAAATTGACTTCAGATCCGGACAACGAGTCCGAGTGTGTCTCTAGCCTGGATTTTGCAGATACGGATagggaggaggccatggcAATGGATGAGtctgaggaagaagaggaagatgagtCTGGCTCCGAATATGGGGGTCAGATTCACGCGTGCTTTCTGCAACCTGAGATAGAAGGGATGTCTCTAGAGAACCTTTGGGCATATGAGGTCGTTAAAGCAAGATTGGTGAACTGA
- the DBP4 gene encoding ATP-dependent RNA helicase dbp4 (BUSCO:EOG09260YMF; EggNog:ENOG503NU3N; COG:A): MAPTTGGAKTVVAHRNKKNSKSADATPKKPETKTLKRKRGQDELEKLKAAIQELDPKSPNLTKFTDLPLCAATASGLRASHFEVLTDIQKAAIPLALKGHDILGAAKTGSGKTLAFLVPVLEKLVQAQWTEYDGLGALIISPTRELAVQIFEVLRKIGRNHVFSAGLVIGGKSLKEEADRLGRMNILVCTPGRMLQHLDQTAGFDVNNLQMLVLDEADRIMDMGFQSAVDALVEHLPKTRQTMLFSATQSKRVSDLARLSLKDPEYVSAHEEAPTATPTNLQQSYIVTPLPEKLDTLWGFIRTNLKSKMIVFFSSGKQVRFVYESFKRMQPGISLLHLHGRQKQVGRMEITRKFTSSKYACLFATDVVARGVDFPAVDWVVQVDCPEDADTYIHRVGRTARYESKGRAVLFLDPSEEKGFLSRLEQKKIPITKVNVREGKKTSIKGELQSQCFQSADLKYLGQKAFITYVRSIYVQKDKDVFKFSKMDLDGYAASLGLPGTPQVKFQKGAEEMRRANKQASRMAFDVGSDDDSSDYDAEGKPKKKEVKTKYQKMAERQNQDVLSSHYRKLVDEGAEEDDEDDGFLSVKRVLGDKELDETAEGINGKEIAGAKVVKIGDQEIIIDSKRAEKKLMSKAKVAKMMGKGQKLIFDEEGNAQPLYVLQGLEDFQKEGDAKELRQKFVEAEGERVKEADVEDKELARKRRKEKRDRAKARERGEEVEKERGPITQLDSGDEMDEDPLALLRSLPIAGGGGEQSEEDEPPKKKTKKWFQNDSDVEDQPERKKKASSGKKVIEMGYEPDNLQDLEALAAGLLED; encoded by the exons ATGGCGCCTACTACTGGCGGCGCAAAGACTGTTGTCGCTCAtcgaaacaaaaagaacTCCAAATCGGCGGATGCGACACCGAAAAAGCCAGAGACGAAGACActgaagagaaaaagaggacaggatgagctcgagaagctgaAGGCTGCCATTCAGGAGCTT GACCCAAAATCGCCAAACCTCACTAAATTCACCGACCTCCCTCTATGCGCCGCGACCGCGTCCGGCCTCCGTGCCTCCCACTTCGAGGTTCTGACAGACATCCAAAAAGCCGCCATTCCCCTCGCTCTCAAGGGCCATGATATCCTCGGCGCCGCCAAAACCGGCAGCGGCAAGACCCTCGCCTTCCTTGTCCCCGtcctcgagaagctcgtccAAGCGCAGTGGACTGAATACGACGGCCTCGGCgctctcatcatctcccccacacGCGAGCTCGCCGTTCAGATCTTCGAAGTGCTCCGCAAAATTGGTCGTAACCACGTCTTCTCGGCAGGCTTGGTCATCGGAGGCAAGTCGCTCAAGGAAGAAGCCGACAGACTCGGCAGGATGAACATCTTGGTGTGCACCCCCGGCCGTATGCTTCAACACCTCGATCAGACCGCTGGCTTCGacgtcaacaacctccaaatGCTGGTTCTCGACGAAGCAGACAGAATTATGGACATGGGGTTCCAGTCTGCAGTCGACGCGCTGGTCGAGCATCTCCCCAAAACAAGACAAACGATGTTGTTCTCGGCCACCCAGTCGAAACGTGTTTCCGACCTTGCGAGATTGAGTCTCAAGGACCCGGAGTATGTCTCGGCACACGAGGAAGCACCGACAGCCACCCCGACCAATCTGCAGCAGAGCTATATTGTCACACCCCTTCCCGAGAAGTTGGACACGCTCTGGGGCTTTATCCGAACGAATCTGAAGAGCAAAATGATTGTCTTTTTCTCGTCGGGGAAACAAGTACGGTTTGTGTATGAGAGCTTCAAGCGCATGCAGCCTGGTATCTCGCTGCTGCATTTGCACGGCCGGCAAAAGCAGGTTGGGAGAATGGAGATTACCCGAAAATTCACCTCTTCCAAGTACGCTTGTTTGTTCGCCACGGATGTTGTCGCGAGAGGAGTTGATTTTCCCGCTGTGGACTGGGTCGTGCAGGTAGACTGCCCTGAGGATGCGGACACGTACATTCACAGGGTGGGTAGAACAGCCAGATACGAGAGCAAGGGTCGGGCGGTGCTGTTCTTGGATCCGAGTGAAGAGAAGGGGTTTCTGTCCAGGCTCGAACAAAAAAAGATTCCGATCACAAAGGTCAATGTTCGGGAGGGAAAGAAGACGAGCATCAAAGGAGAACTGCAATCTCAGTGCTTCCAGTCGGCGGACTTGAAGTACCTCGGACAAAAGGCGTTTATCACATATGTGAGATCGATTTACGTGCAAAAGGATAAGGACGTGTTCAAATTCAGCAAGATGGATCTGGATGGGTATGCGGCCAGTCTGGGATTGCCGGGTACGCCACAGGTGAAATTCCaaaagggggcggaggagatgagacGGGCGAATAAGCAGGCCAGCAGGATGGCGTTTGATGTTGGGTCGGACGACGACAGCAGCGACTATGACGCCGAGGGcaagccgaagaagaaggaggtcaagaccAAGTACCAGAAGATGGCGGAGAGGCAGAACCAGGATGTGCTGTCTAGTCATTACCGGAAGCTAGTTGACGAGggtgcggaggaggacgacgaggacgatgggTTCTTGTCGGTCAAGAGAGTGTTGGGCGATAAGGAGCTGGATGAAACTGCTGAAGGAATCAACGGGAAGGAGATTGCGGGCGCAAAGGTGGTCAAGATTGGTGATCAGGAGATCATTATCGACTCGAAGcgggcggagaagaagctcatgtccaaggccaaggtggccaagatgatgggcAAGGGGCAGAAGCTCATTTTCGACGAAGAGGGCAATGCCCAGCCATTGTATGTCTTGCAGGGTCTGGAAGACTTCCAAAAGGAGGGAGATGCGAAGGAGCTCAGGCAAAAGTTCGTCGAGGCCGAAGGGGAGAGGGTCAAGGAGGCGGATGTGGAAGACAAGGAGTTGGctaggaagaggagaaaggagaagagggatcGGGCCAAAGctagagagagaggtgaggaggtggagaaggagagaggtCCGATTACTCAGCTTGATAgcggggatgagatggatgaggaCCCGTTGGCTTTGCTCAGGAGTCTTCCTATtgccggtggcggtggtgagcagtctgaggaggatgagccaccgaagaagaagacaaagaagTGGTTCCAGAACGACTCTGACGTGGAAGACCAGCCCGAACGGAAAAAGAAGGCCTCCAGTGGTAAAAAGGTCATTGAAATGGGCTACGAGCCGGATAACTTGCAGGACTTGGAAGCCCTGGCTGCCGGTCTTTTGGAGGACTAG
- a CDS encoding uncharacterized protein (EggNog:ENOG503PQ76; COG:S), with amino-acid sequence MLGFVIILLTTASLLHLFSDYSFSSSLVSFHILTMKAVVILAFATLGLAGVVGKGHGGSGGGRGGPPGKGHGRPHPPKPTPKVCNPMDSCNREILDLGRKPVALETRSADCAEYLKVTVTGAQRTWTETIYTTSGQIATTPAPAPVVTAAAKPVPAYADECRRDDDYASACGCLSVNVTTTTVRAAPAYEYHFGPAENCDEIAVREIPECAHECFNTLTPAWGCTGIRDMECQCGVNFQPIAMAMGECVLERCTQQEYNAVYPAGLNACRCAAASANLPQPTIIL; translated from the exons ATGCTGGGGTTTGTGATCattctcctcaccaccgcttccctcctccatcttttTTCAGACtacagcttctcctccagcttaGTCAGCTTCCATATCCTCACGATGAAGGCCGTCGTAATTCTCGCTTTTGCCACCCTTGGCCTAGCCGGTGTCGTTGGAAAGGGACACGGAGGCTCCGGAGGTGGTCGTGGAGGCCCTCCCGGCAAAGGCCATGGGAgacctcaccctcccaagCCTACACCCAAAGTCTGCAACCCGATGGACAGCTGTAACCGCGAGATCCTCGACCTTGGTCGCAAGCCCGTCGCCCTTGAGACCCGCAGCGCCGACTGCGCTGAATACCTGAAGGTCACCGTCACTGGCGCTCAGCGCACCTGGACTGAGACCATCTATACCACCTCCGGCCAGATCGCAACTACCCCTGCCCCGGCTCCCGttgtcaccgccgccgccaagcCTGTCCCTGCCTACGCTGACGAGTGCCGTCGTGATGATGACTACGCCTCCGCCTGCGGCTGCCTCAGCGTCaacgtcaccaccaccacagtccGCGCCGCGCCCGCGTACGAATATCACTTCGGTCCTGCCGAGAACTGTGATGAGATCGCCGTCCGCGAGATTCCCGAGTGTGCTCACGAGTgcttcaacaccctcaccccgGCGTGGGGCTGCACTGGCATCAGAGATATGGAGTGCCAGTGCGGTGTCAACTTCCAACCTATAGCTATGGCCATGGGCGAGTGTGTTCTTGAGCGCTGCACCCAACAGGAGTACAATGCTGTTTACCCTGCTGGTCTCAACG CCTGCCGCTGCgctgctgcctctgccaacctcccccagcctACCATCATTCTTTAA